In Paenibacillus antri, a single window of DNA contains:
- a CDS encoding DUF2252 domain-containing protein, which translates to MNRYNPERIRKMRSTIRAQIVEAILDDFDEGLMELSTEARAAKYKKMAESAFRFFRGSAYLFYFDVAHVPFPYHTPTDKPTWIQGDLHFENFGAFRSGSGEIVYDINDFDEGYLGSYLYDLLRMSVSIKLVCETLQFDEEQTDEAIHTYLKSYNKQIRRFAARKDDMQSMQFTAEHTSGPIRKLLKKQESRSAGAFLEEVTERTSALRKFSRTAELVPAEAEERDELKTSWREYLMTLNESARVADEMFYAIKDVAVKHGSGTASIGLDRYYVLIEGHRDPEGTDDIVLEAKEVRAPVPAYFLPYSEPFWERYAHHGRRVAATQRAMQHAADPFLGWFTIADRHFYVRERSPFKKRLKLEKIRTHDDLLTTLKLMGRITAKIHSRADNELRDREGILDYHAEAEIAEAMGPDPDKFADTLSLWAMNYAAQVHEDYGIFRQLVQRRFEGRQLENSESV; encoded by the coding sequence ATGAACCGATATAACCCCGAACGCATTCGCAAGATGCGCAGCACGATCCGCGCCCAAATCGTCGAGGCGATTTTGGACGACTTCGACGAAGGGCTGATGGAGCTGTCGACGGAAGCCCGCGCCGCGAAATACAAGAAGATGGCGGAGAGCGCCTTCCGCTTCTTCCGCGGCAGCGCGTATTTGTTTTATTTCGACGTGGCGCACGTGCCGTTCCCGTACCATACGCCGACGGATAAGCCGACTTGGATACAGGGAGACTTGCATTTCGAAAATTTCGGCGCGTTCCGGAGCGGCAGCGGGGAGATCGTTTACGACATTAATGATTTCGACGAAGGATATCTAGGCTCCTACCTGTACGATCTGCTTCGAATGAGCGTCAGCATTAAGCTTGTCTGCGAGACGCTCCAGTTCGACGAGGAGCAGACGGACGAGGCGATCCATACGTATCTGAAGTCTTATAACAAGCAGATCCGCCGATTCGCGGCGCGTAAGGACGATATGCAATCGATGCAGTTCACCGCGGAGCATACGTCTGGCCCGATTCGTAAGCTGCTGAAGAAGCAGGAGAGCCGTTCGGCCGGCGCGTTCCTCGAAGAGGTGACGGAACGGACGTCGGCGCTGCGGAAGTTCAGCCGCACCGCGGAGCTCGTGCCCGCCGAGGCGGAGGAGCGGGATGAGCTGAAAACTTCATGGCGTGAGTATTTAATGACATTGAATGAATCGGCGCGAGTTGCGGATGAGATGTTTTATGCCATTAAGGACGTGGCGGTCAAACATGGCTCGGGTACGGCGTCGATCGGCCTCGACCGGTACTATGTGCTTATCGAGGGCCATCGGGATCCGGAAGGAACCGACGACATCGTGCTTGAAGCGAAGGAGGTTCGAGCGCCGGTGCCGGCGTACTTCCTTCCGTACAGCGAGCCGTTTTGGGAACGCTACGCGCATCACGGACGCCGCGTCGCCGCCACGCAACGTGCGATGCAGCACGCGGCCGATCCGTTCTTGGGTTGGTTTACGATCGCCGATCGGCACTTCTACGTCCGCGAGCGATCCCCTTTCAAGAAGCGGCTGAAGCTCGAAAAGATTCGTACGCACGACGATTTATTGACGACGCTGAAGCTGATGGGGCGCATTACGGCGAAAATTCATTCCCGCGCCGACAACGAGCTGCGGGATCGCGAGGGCATCCTCGATTACCATGCGGAGGCGGAAATCGCCGAGGCGATGGGGCCGGATCCCGATAAGTTCGCGGATACGCTGTCGCTGTGGGCGATGAATTACGCCGCGCAGGTACACGAGGATTACGGGATCTTCCGACAACTCGTCCAGCGCCGATTCGAAGGTCGACAGCTTGAAAATTCGGAAAGCGTATGA
- the ilvA gene encoding threonine ammonia-lyase IlvA, with the protein MDAPLIRIEDILIAHSRVKEQIVETPLQRNAVLSQRYGCNVYLKREDLQIVRSFKIRGAYNFIRSLPEDVARRGVVCASAGNHAQGVAYSCSALGIPGAIFMPATTPKQKVSQVERFGGNQVAIRLVGDTFDDALAEAVRYGEERGMTFVHPFDHPAIIAGQGTVGAEIVGASQESIDYVFVGVGGGGLAAGVASYVKKLSPETRLIGVEATGAPTMRTAFDRGEIVSLEDIDRFVDGAAVKRAGELTYAICRELLDDMIVVPEGKVCTTMLELYNENAIVVEPAGALPVAALDAYRDALKGKTVVCVISGGNNDIDRMQEIKERSLLYEGLKHYFVINFPQRAGALREFLDGVLGPDDDIARFEYTKKSSKESGPALVGIELKSPSDYEPLVSRMREKGISFLTLKDHPDLFHLLV; encoded by the coding sequence GTGGACGCTCCCCTGATCCGAATCGAAGACATCCTCATCGCCCATTCTCGGGTGAAGGAACAAATTGTAGAAACCCCGTTGCAGCGCAACGCGGTGCTGTCGCAGCGGTACGGCTGCAACGTCTATTTGAAACGCGAGGATTTGCAGATCGTGCGCTCCTTCAAAATTCGCGGAGCCTATAACTTTATTCGAAGCTTGCCGGAGGACGTCGCGCGCCGCGGCGTCGTCTGCGCCAGCGCGGGCAACCATGCGCAGGGCGTCGCCTATTCGTGCAGCGCGCTCGGCATTCCCGGCGCGATCTTCATGCCGGCGACGACGCCGAAGCAGAAGGTGTCGCAGGTCGAGCGATTCGGCGGGAATCAGGTCGCGATCCGGCTCGTCGGCGATACGTTCGACGACGCCTTGGCCGAAGCGGTACGCTACGGCGAGGAACGCGGCATGACGTTCGTGCATCCGTTCGACCATCCGGCGATCATCGCGGGACAAGGCACGGTAGGCGCGGAGATCGTCGGCGCCTCGCAGGAGTCGATCGATTACGTGTTCGTCGGCGTCGGCGGCGGCGGTCTCGCGGCCGGCGTCGCGTCGTACGTGAAGAAGCTGAGCCCCGAGACGCGCCTCATCGGCGTCGAGGCGACGGGCGCGCCGACGATGCGAACCGCGTTCGACCGCGGCGAGATCGTCTCGCTCGAGGACATCGACCGGTTCGTCGACGGCGCCGCGGTGAAGCGGGCGGGCGAGCTGACGTACGCGATTTGCCGCGAGCTGCTCGACGACATGATCGTCGTGCCCGAGGGCAAAGTGTGCACGACGATGCTGGAGCTGTACAACGAGAATGCGATCGTCGTCGAGCCCGCGGGCGCGCTGCCGGTCGCGGCGTTGGACGCGTACCGCGATGCGCTGAAGGGCAAGACGGTCGTCTGCGTCATCAGCGGCGGAAATAACGACATCGACCGGATGCAAGAGATCAAAGAGCGGTCGCTGCTGTACGAAGGGTTGAAGCATTACTTCGTCATTAACTTCCCGCAGCGCGCCGGGGCTTTGCGAGAATTTCTGGACGGCGTCCTCGGGCCGGACGACGATATCGCTCGCTTCGAATATACGAAGAAGAGCAGCAAGGAGAGCGGCCCGGCGCTCGTCGGCATCGAGCTGAAGTCGCCGAGCGATTACGAGCCGCTCGTGTCCCGGATGAGGGAGAAGGGGATTTCGTTTCTTACGCTGAAGGATCACCCGGATTTATTTCATTTATTGGTGTGA